The following nucleotide sequence is from Paenibacillus andongensis.
CCAACACCTACGCCAGCTACTAAGAAGGGTGGAACATCGAGTGATGTCGGAGGCATATATTCTTTGACAGCACCGATCAGTGCGAATACGCTGAAATCAACTACAGGCATTCTCGAGGCTGTTGTTGAAGAGCAGCATGTCGTGATCCGAAACAGCACTACTAACGAAGTTGTTTTTGCGTCCAAGCAAGTTTGGAAGACTGGTGATCTTATCACGCTAGTGGAATGGTCTAAGGATGACAAGTTATTTTACCAAGTTCAAAGCGAAGGCTCGCTTCAAACTTTTCTCATCGATTTAAATGCGAAAGAGGAAGCAGCTAAGTAAATTTGTGAGGCGAATGCACCAAAGTAACGGTTCTAGCGTATGTTGTAAGATAAGAAAGCGGCAATGCTTTGGTGGTTTGTCCACACGGTATAAGGTTTCTAGAGCCTTTAACCGGTGTTTAAATAGACAAACAAAGGGATTACTTCAAGGTCTTCGGGCTTTGACGTAATCCCTTTGTTGTTGGTAGAATGTAAGTAAGGAGTGAACGCTAGCTATGGATGCAAAGAGAGCATTGAAAGATATACAAGCAGGGCGCCCTGCACCGGTTTATTTGTGCTACGGTCCTGAGAAATATAAGATGAGGGAATTTATTCAGGTTCTAACGGATTTGCTCATTGAGCCCGAGCACAAAGAGTTTGCCGTAAGTAAATTTGATTTAAGCGAGATTAGTCTCTCAGCGGTGCTGGAGGATGCGGAGACCCTTCCCTTTATGGTTCCTAAGAAGCTGGTCATCGCGAAGAATGCGCTGTTTTTCACAGGGGCGAAGGAAAGTTCGAAGATTGAACATCACTTGGATCGTTTGACGGATTATTTGAAATCTCCAGCGGAACATACGGTTGTGGTGTTTACGGTAGATGCAGATAAATTGGACGAGCGTAAGAAGATTGTGAAAGCGCTCAAGGACCTCGAAGCAGCGGTTCCCTTCTTATCACTTAGCCCAGAAGAATTGCAGCAATGGGTAGCTAAACAAGCCCAGCAGCTGGGTTTTTCGTTCACGGGGGAAGCCGCCGACCAATTGATCTTATACACCGGCGGTAATTTGCAATCCTTATCTGCAGAGATTGAGAAGATTTCTTTATATGTAGGAGTCGGTACGGAAGCATCGGTTGATGTCATCGATCAATTGGTGGCCCGCAGTACAGAACAGAACGTCTTCATTCTGATAGAGGACATTGTAAATGTCAGGCTGGAACGTGCCTTCGTTATTCTCGAGGAGCTGCTGAAGCAGCGTGAGGAGCCGATCAAGATCGCGGCGCTCATCGCCAGACAGTTCCGCATCATGCTGCAGGTGAAGGAGCTAAGTAAACAGGGCTATTCCCAGCAGCAAATGGCTTCACAGATCGGGTTGCATCCCTTTGCCGTGAAGGTAGCTGAAGGGCAAGCGCGCAAATAT
It contains:
- the holA gene encoding DNA polymerase III subunit delta produces the protein MDAKRALKDIQAGRPAPVYLCYGPEKYKMREFIQVLTDLLIEPEHKEFAVSKFDLSEISLSAVLEDAETLPFMVPKKLVIAKNALFFTGAKESSKIEHHLDRLTDYLKSPAEHTVVVFTVDADKLDERKKIVKALKDLEAAVPFLSLSPEELQQWVAKQAQQLGFSFTGEAADQLILYTGGNLQSLSAEIEKISLYVGVGTEASVDVIDQLVARSTEQNVFILIEDIVNVRLERAFVILEELLKQREEPIKIAALIARQFRIMLQVKELSKQGYSQQQMASQIGLHPFAVKVAEGQARKYDIEKLSRIMSQLADLDFQMKTGKIDKVLGLELFLLRLAS